In a genomic window of Rhizophagus irregularis chromosome 11, complete sequence:
- a CDS encoding uncharacterized protein (SECRETED:cutsite_AKT-KP; SECRETED:prob_0.2994); SECRETED:SignalP(1-20) produces MADARRLPVLTMIALVLAKTKPYIDQEPPDDYLDRLIQSISFAQGHMTVLENANAGDFDDVVKCDIFKAQMGGKYLPVPAQDPYNENANINSPATLRAWMRSHYQRETVGSWQSALQRLTQEKFLPSDTPDTYEKRIRPLLLGVADNDAQTIGFLKNHLSGDLYTWMRAVAPAGINAFFTNLKVMWLERAPNLNGGQNYQNNSSAEIEKLNSQIASLQAQLTQPAQVLHPQNNEASANFEKLNSKIASLEAQLAESMQVHSKLAQRLQLPENVVNSNNASIFDNYINQELEKRLGVIEINLANPIKRQTHQTHYNNGGLEKRLERIETHLAKFARKDTRDTKTPQRQRSESSPFGGLEKRLGQIEALLAKLAKDSKSRSSRVHMATVDEQSNPIFSDDDTLKPEDNDYNSDNSSAVNYAEQREYPDKSSKSKVSNKYELRKVKQDNNVSSTHNASSDKDSHGKRVSLEETIRKIIQIEFENYLPYIIQQAKKCAPALAQDSDKEDVLDGPMEIDFVKKKEPTTSIASIKCKIKRLKIPAMALDSCAELPIITPDIVERVGYGIDKSIKHDLSGIATVPVESIGVVHNLPITLAPGFTIYEDFIVVKYSKPMLIFLNPLLKKYKCAIDWDKDELKISHNGKDLIIPVTMHKVKNKLEVNCVTTTPECDKSSIPDQVDLNANETLKKK; encoded by the exons ATGGCAGATGCTAGACGTTTACCAGTATTAACTATGATTGCACTGGTTCTTGCAAAAACTAAGCCCTATATAGACCAAGAACCTCCTGATGATTATTTAGATAGACTTATTCAATCAATATCATTTGCACAAGGACATATGACTGTTCTTGAAAATGCAAATGCTGGAGATTTCGATGATGTTGTCAAATGTGATATTTTTAAAGCTCAGATGGGAGGAAAATATTTACCAGTTCCTGCCCAAGATCCATATAATGAAAATGCTAATATTAATTCTCCAGCTACTTTACGTGCTTGGATGAGATCACATTATCAACGAGAAACAGTAGGTAGTTGGCAGTCGGCACTTCAAAGATTAActcaagaaaaatttctacCCTCAGACACGCCAGATACTTATGAAAAAAGAATCCGACCTTTATTATTAGGTGTAGCAGATAATGATGCACAAACTATAGGATTTCTTAAGAACCACTTGTCAGGTGATCTTTATACATGGATGCGGGCTGTCGCTCCTGCTGGTAttaatgcattttttacaaatctAAAAGTCATGTGGCTGGAGCGTGCTCCCAATTTAAATGGAGGCCAAAATTATCAGAATAATTCTTCAgctgaaattgaaaaattaaattcccAAATAGCCTCTTTACAGGCACAACTAACACAACCGGCTCAAGTACTACACCCCCAGAATAATGAAGCCTCGGCCAATTTTGAAAAGTTAAATTCCAAAATAGCTTCTTTAGAGGCACAGTTAGCGGAATCAATGCAGGTGCATTCTAAACTTGCCCAACGTTTACAGCTACCAGAAAATGTagttaattcaaataatgctTCAatctttgataattatattaatcaagAATTGGAAAAAAGATTAGGAGTAATCGAAATTAATTTAGccaaccctataaaaa ggcaaACTCACCAAACTC ACTATAATAATGGAGGATTGGAAAAAAGATTAGAACGAATTGAAACCCACTTAGCTAAATTTGCTAGAAAAGATACCAGAGATACCAAAACACCACAGCGACAACGCTCGGAGTCCTCACCTTTTGGAGGATTGGAAAAAAGATTAGGACAAATCGAAGCCTTATTGGCTAAACTCGCTAAAGATTCCAAATCCAGAAGTAGTCGAGTTCATATGGCTACAGTAGATGAACAGTCTAATCCCATTTTTTCTGATGATGATACATTAAAACCTGAGGACAATGATTATAACTCTGATAATTCGTCAGCCG tgaattacgCTGAGCAACGTGAGTATCCTGATAAATCCTCAAAGTCTAAGGTGTCTAATAAATATGAGCTTCGTAAGGTAAAGCAAGACAATAATGTGTCTTCTACCCATAATGCCTCATCAGATAAAGATAGTCATGGTAAGCGTGTGTCTTTAGAAGAAACTATTCGCAAAATCATTCAGATTGAATTTGAGAATTATCTTCCGTACATAATTCAGCAAGCTAAAAAGTGTGCACCTGCCTTAGCTCAAGATTCAGATAAAGAGGATGTTTTGGATGGACCCATGGAGATAGATTTCGTCAAAAAGAAGGAGCCCACCACAAGCATTGCATCTATAAAATGCAAGATTAAGCGTCTTAAAATTCCAGCTATGGCACTGGACTCTTGTGCCGAACTTCCCATTATAACACCTGATATTGTTGAGCGCGTAGGATATGGAATCGACAAATCTATAAAACATGATCTTAGTGGTATTGCTACTGTGCCGGTTGAATCTATTGGAGTCGTCCACAATTTACCGATAACCTTAGCTCCTGGATTTACTATATATGAAGATTTTATAGTTGTAAAATACTCTAAGCCAATGCTAATATTTTTGAACCCTCTTCTTAAGAAATATAAATGTGCAATTGACTGGGACAAAGATGAATTAAAGATTTCTCATAACGGCAAGGATTTAATTATTCCAGTCACCATGCACAAAGTCAAGAACAAGCTCGAGGTGAATTGTGTAACCACTACTCCCGAATGTGATAAATCCTCGATTCCGGACCAAGTGGACTTGAACGCGAATGagacattaaaaaaaaagtga